TTTCACTAGACTATTTATAGCCATCCCTACTACTTGTCCATCTATATCTTCTAATACTAGACACATATTAAATTTAGACTTTAAATATATTTGTAACCTACTATCAAGTGTCTCTTCATTAAAATCAAAAACCATTCCCATAGTTTTTTGTTCTTGATACATTTGTTTATACAAACTAGCTACTGTATCAATATCTTCTGCTTTCATTTCTCTAATGTTATATTTCATTTTTCTCACACCAATTATCATAATCTTTTTTTAGCTCTTTTGGCCATAGCTCTGAATCTAGTCCGTATTGTGATAAAAATGCTATTACCCATCTTTCTAATCCAAAAGCTAAACAGCCTGTTACTACTGGACGTTTTCCTGATTTTATGTCAAAAGCCTTACCAAATGTTGCACTATGGAAGTTTGAAGATGATACTGATATGGCTTTATTAAAGTATGGTATATTCATCTTCAACTCATATTTCATATCATTTTTTCTTTGGAACGACGCTTTTACTTGAAAATCGTTTGTAAAAAACATGTCATTAGCATTTTCTATCCAACAGTCTAGTTCCCATCGTTCTATTATCTCTTTTAATAAATCCAAAGATTTAGCTCTATTCTCTTTAACAAAATTAGGATTACCTACGAAGATAATTTCTCTCATTGTAAAATCCATTAAGCGTCCAATATCTTTATGGTTTTTAGACTCATATCTATGAACTTTTGAAACTGCTGTTACTACAGTTCCATCTCCATCTAATGTTTCTCCCTTCATCCCCTCATAACAATGATAGCATGTAGCAGGATTAATCATGTGTTGTGGCTTTTTAAAATATTCGTTAAAGTCTATTTCAACGTTATCGTTCCATCCGTTTGACTTGTTTATCTCATCGATAAATAACTTTATCAAGTCAATGTCTTCATTTAGATGTGTTACAAAATGAACATGTTCAGGAAATGAAGTAAAGTGATTTGTCTTATTTAATGTATCAGACTTAATCACAACTGGGTAATATTCATGTTTAGCATTAAACTTTTTCGCGATATTAGATACAAAATAATCATCAAAAAACTTTAATAAAGTTATAAAAGGCTCACGAAAAATATACATACCTAAATCTACTTGTTTTATGATCTTTTTATTTACCATTACTTCAATAATGTTTTCTTTAAATGGAACATCTTTATTATTAGTAAATACTATTTGATCTTTTAAAGGAAATTCATTTTTTGAATATCTTTCAACTAGCTCTTTTACTTTGTCTTTAATTATTTCTTCTCTTATGGATTTATGCTCTATTATTAAAGAATCTTCTTCTAATCTAACATCTTCAATATTTTCGTCTATAAAATATATTGAATAACAAAGTTGTCCCAAAACTTTATCGTCAATATCATTAATATCAAATATTATTTTCTCCATTTACTTCACCTTCATTTCAATAACTTCAGCTATCTCATTAATTGTATTCATTGGATACATAATTAGATCTTTGTTAGTGATTTCAACACCAAAAGTTTTTTCAATAAAAGACATTATTTCTACTGCGCCAAATGAGTCTACATAACCATAGTCAAATAGATGTACGTCTCCATCAAAATCATCGTCTTCTTCAATTTCAAATTCCTCAACAATATAATCAGTAAGTTTTTCTACTATTTCCGTTCTATCAAACATTTTACACAACCCCCATTTATAATAATAATTCTTTATCAAATAAAATTTAATTCAGATAGATTTTTACTCTAACTGAATTTTTTTACAATCCACCATTTTACAATTTATGTATTCTACTCTACAATATTACACAAATATCTTCTTCTTATTATACATTTTTTCAATTTCTGATACAACCCAATTTGAAAAACTTCATATTTCTCAGACATTTATTTTACTAAGTTTGAGAAAGTTTAGAATCATATTAAGCTCATAATATACATTTAACAAAAACTAAGTAACCACACATCTGTTAAGTTTAGACGTGTGGTTTGGTAATAGTAATCTTTGTTTTTAGTTATATAATTTATTTTCAATTATTTACTTATATTTTTAAATCTTTCTACCTGTTTAGTTATAGCTTTTTCTGTAGGTATCCTTTCTACACTAGATGCTCCGAAGAATCCATCAACACCTTTGGTTCTCTCGAGTACATATTTTGCATCTTCTGGTTCTGCTATAGGTCCTCCATGGCAGATTACTAATATTTCAGGATTTACTTTTCTACCTGCATCAGCTATTGCCTGTATCTTTTTAACACAATCATCTAATGTTAAAGCAGTCTTAGCTCCAATTGTTCCTTTAGTAGTAAGTCCCATATGAGCTACTAATATATCTGCACCTGCTTCTGCCATTTTCATAGCATCTTCTTCACTAAATACATATGGTGTTGTAAAAAGGTCTAGTTCGTGAGCCTTTCTTATCATCTCAACCTCTAGATCATATCCCATACCTGTTTCCTCAAGATTTTGACGAAATACCCCATCTATAAGACCTACTGTAGGAAAATTTTGAACTCCTGAAAATCCAGTTTCTTTTAATTTAATTAAATATTTGTCCATAAGTCTAAATGGATCTGTACCACAAACTCCTGCTAATACAGGTGTTTCAGTAGCTACAGGTAATACTTCACTTGCCATATCTAAAACTATTGCATTAGCATCTCCATAAGGCATAAGCCCAGCTAATGAACCTCTTCCAGCCATTCTATATCTTCCTGAATTGTATATTATTATCAAATCTACTCCACCAGCTTGAGCACATTTAGCTGATATTCCTGTTCCTGCTCCTGCTCCTACAAGACTTTTTCCCTCTTGTATTTGTTTTTTTAATCTATCTAAAATCTCTTGTCTTGAAAATGCCATTTAAACATACCTCCATTATTAGTTATTTTTATCTATTAATTCAGTTAAAGTTTTTGCCATGTATAATGCAAAGTTAGAGTCATTTATATGACTATCTATCTCTACTAACTTTACTTTTTTATTGTCTATGTGATTTCTTATAGATTCAAATAAGACTTCATCTTCCTCTTTTCCATAAAAAACTTGCCCTTCTTTATCAATAGCTGAAATACCTTTTAAAGGTAAACATAGAACCGTATCACCTACAGACTTATTTAATTTTTCAGCTAGTATTTTACCTAGCTCCCTATTTTCTTCTACAGTTGTTCTCATAAGAGTAACTGTAGCATTATGCTTGTATAATTTTCTATTTTTAAATTTATCAGGAACTGTTTCTATAGGTCCAAAGTTAACCATGTCCATAGCTCCTGTAGACACTACTTGTGGTACTCCTTTCTTACTAGCTGCAGTCAATCTATCTGGACCAGCACTCAAAACTCCACCTACTAATTCATCACATAGTTCTGTTGTAGTAAGATCTAAAACTCCCTTTATATAACCAGAACTTATTAAGTGTTCCATTGCTTTCCCTCCAGATCCTGTAGCGTGAAATATCAATACTTCAAACCCTTGATCTTCTAAGTATTCAGTTGCTTTAGTTACGGCTTCTGTAGTGACTCCAAACATAGTAGCTCCTATAAGAGGTCTTTCTTCTTCTAATTCAATCTCTTCTCCCTTCACCATTCCAACTATAGCATTTGCTGCATTAGAAAAAATCTTAGAAGAAATTCTATTAACTCCACTTATATCCACTACAGAATACATCATTGTAATATCTTTTTCTCCAACATAAGGAGTCGTATCTCCAGATGCTAAAGTAGATACCATAACCTTAGGTACCCCGACTTCTAGTTGTCTCATGGCATATGTAGCTACACTAGTTCCCCCAGATCCACCTAAGCTAATTACACCATCTAACTTTTTATTTTCATAGAGCTCTTTCACTATTTCTCCGCAGCCTCTCATCATAACATCTAGTGCATATCCTCTATCTTTTTTTCCTATTAGCTCTGCAATAGTTACTCCACATCTTGAAGAAACTTCTTCCTTAGTTATATCAGGAGTAAAATATGGTTCTCCTACCACTCCTACATCTATAACTGTTGTACTTATCCCCTGACTTTCAATAATATCTTTTACAAACTGAAATTCTTTTCCTTTAGTATCTAAAGTTCCTATAATAACAATGTTCTTCTTCATTTCTAACCTCCTATCTTAAATATTTATAATAATTACTTTATAGCTATAGTTTTTTATATCTAAATAAATCATATATCTTTAATTTTGCGAAATTAACAATACCTATTAAACTTATACCTTATAATTCTTTCTTATAAGCACTATTTTGATACAAAATCAACATCATAAAAAATATATGTATCGAGTTTATATATACATTATTTTAGAATTTTTTTATCAAATAATTTTTTAATATATACTTCAATCTTCTTAAATAAAATATTCTTTTATGTTTATTCTTTCACCATATGTTATTTTAAATACATGTTTAATTGTTGCTTTCAATTGTCTTACATATTTTAATTAATGTCTTTTTACATTTTAAAATAAGATTAAAGTTCATTACAAATTCTACCAATTGTATCTTGTATTTTTTTAATATGATTGAGTATAATCTATATATAGAAAGGAGTGCTTTTATGAAAAAGATTTGTTTATTACTTCCTAATGGCTTCGAAGCTGTGGAAGCAAGTGTTTTTACAGACGTTATAGGGTGGAATAAGCTTCAAGGTGATGGGTCTACAGATTTAGTCACAGTTGGAACTAGAGAAAAGTTAAAATGTACATGGAACTTCACTGTAATTCCGGAAATGCATATAAGTGAAGTAAATGTTAATGATTTTGAAGCTTTAGCCTTACCTGGTGGATTTGAAGAAGCAGGATTTTATGATGATGCATACGATGAAGATGTACTTAACTTAATTAGGGAATTCAATTCAGCTGGTAAAATCATTGCCTCTATCTGTGTTGGCGCTCTTGTAGTTGCTAAAAGTGGAATTTTAGAAGGAAGAAGTGCAACAACATATAACCTCAATCCTATAAGACAAAAACAGCTTGCTGAATTTGGTGCAAATGTCATGAAAGATCAACCTATAGTTATTGATCAAAATATCATTACCTCCTATAATCCTGCAACAGCCTTTGATGTAGCTTTTATGCTTCTTGAGTTACTAACATCTAAAGAAAATTGTAATCGTGTAAAAAAACTTATGGGATTCATCAAATAAAAGGCTATGTTTTAAATAAATGTTGAAAATAGATATTTATTATAGAATGTGTATATAGATATAAAAAAATCTGTCTACACTGTCATTCTTAATCAGTATCAAGAAATGAGAAGTATAATAAGCAAAGATATATCCGTAAAACTTAAAAAAGGTAACCGAAATCTGTACAAGTCAAGTATTTTATTCAAGTTATATTTCACAAGTATATAGCGTAGCAATTCTTAAATGAACATTTATAAAATATTCCATAAAAATTATGGAGGTTAAATATGAATTTACTAGATGCCCAAAAGCAAGTAAGTAATTTCACTAAAGATAAAGAATTAAAATTAAATGTTAATACTAGAATAATCGACTTAGTATCAGAAGTAGGAGAGTTATCAAAAGAAATTTTAAAAGGAACTAACTATGGAAACAAGCCATTTGAAAAAACTGAAGAATGGGAAAGTGAGATTGGAGATGTGCTTTTTTCTCTTATTTGTATAGCAAATGAAACTAATACTAATTTAAAAGATTGCTTAAGTTATGTTCTTGATAAATATGAAAAAAGGTTTATTAATAAAGGTAATTTAGGCTCCGGAAGATAAAATTTAATTATACAATATTCCTAAAAAGCGAATTAGAGGTTAAATAAAAATCATACTCTAAAATCATCTAATATTTCAACATTCAATTAAAACACAGTCAAATAAAAAAATATACAGTTCTTACTATTTTCATAACCACTATGTTAAAGGAAAAACTATAATAAATTTACAACTTATTTCTTCTAGTCTTCTATTTTTCTGATATAATCGAATGTATCTTATAATTTATTTATGGAGGAATTGAAATGACTTTAGGTATTATTGTGGCTATGACTGAAGAATTAGAAATAATTCATCAGGAAATGAAAAAAGAAAAAACAGAAGTTCGTGCTAATATGGAATTTCACATAGGTGAACTTTCAGGGAAAAGAGTTGTTGCTGTAATTTGTGGTATAGGTAAGGTAAATGCCGCTGTATGTACACAGATACTAATATCAGAATTTAATGTAGATAAGGTAGTTAACGTAGGTATTGCTGGTGGAATAGGTAAAGACATTGTTCCTGGAGATATTGTAGTAGCTGAAAATCTAGTACAACATGATGTTGATGCCACTTCTTTTGGAGACGAGTATGGACAAGTTCCTAGACTAGATACTTTTGACTTTAAATGTGATAAAGAATTAGTAGAATTGGCTAAAAAAGCTTGTGAATCTGCAACTAATCATAAGACATATGTAGGTAGAATATTAACTGGTGACCAATTTATTGCATGTCCTGATAAGTTATCATGGTTAGATAGTCAATTTGGAGGACTTGCATGTGAAATGGAAGGCGGAAGTATAGCTCATGTATGTCATTTAAATAAAATACCTTTTATA
The sequence above is a segment of the Gottschalkia purinilytica genome. Coding sequences within it:
- a CDS encoding MazG nucleotide pyrophosphohydrolase domain-containing protein; this encodes MNLLDAQKQVSNFTKDKELKLNVNTRIIDLVSEVGELSKEILKGTNYGNKPFEKTEEWESEIGDVLFSLICIANETNTNLKDCLSYVLDKYEKRFINKGNLGSGR
- a CDS encoding DJ-1/PfpI family protein, which produces MKKICLLLPNGFEAVEASVFTDVIGWNKLQGDGSTDLVTVGTREKLKCTWNFTVIPEMHISEVNVNDFEALALPGGFEEAGFYDDAYDEDVLNLIREFNSAGKIIASICVGALVVAKSGILEGRSATTYNLNPIRQKQLAEFGANVMKDQPIVIDQNIITSYNPATAFDVAFMLLELLTSKENCNRVKKLMGFIK
- a CDS encoding aminoacyl--tRNA ligase-related protein; protein product: MEKIIFDINDIDDKVLGQLCYSIYFIDENIEDVRLEEDSLIIEHKSIREEIIKDKVKELVERYSKNEFPLKDQIVFTNNKDVPFKENIIEVMVNKKIIKQVDLGMYIFREPFITLLKFFDDYFVSNIAKKFNAKHEYYPVVIKSDTLNKTNHFTSFPEHVHFVTHLNEDIDLIKLFIDEINKSNGWNDNVEIDFNEYFKKPQHMINPATCYHCYEGMKGETLDGDGTVVTAVSKVHRYESKNHKDIGRLMDFTMREIIFVGNPNFVKENRAKSLDLLKEIIERWELDCWIENANDMFFTNDFQVKASFQRKNDMKYELKMNIPYFNKAISVSSSNFHSATFGKAFDIKSGKRPVVTGCLAFGLERWVIAFLSQYGLDSELWPKELKKDYDNWCEKNEI
- a CDS encoding Tm-1-like ATP-binding domain-containing protein, translated to MKKNIVIIGTLDTKGKEFQFVKDIIESQGISTTVIDVGVVGEPYFTPDITKEEVSSRCGVTIAELIGKKDRGYALDVMMRGCGEIVKELYENKKLDGVISLGGSGGTSVATYAMRQLEVGVPKVMVSTLASGDTTPYVGEKDITMMYSVVDISGVNRISSKIFSNAANAIVGMVKGEEIELEEERPLIGATMFGVTTEAVTKATEYLEDQGFEVLIFHATGSGGKAMEHLISSGYIKGVLDLTTTELCDELVGGVLSAGPDRLTAASKKGVPQVVSTGAMDMVNFGPIETVPDKFKNRKLYKHNATVTLMRTTVEENRELGKILAEKLNKSVGDTVLCLPLKGISAIDKEGQVFYGKEEDEVLFESIRNHIDNKKVKLVEIDSHINDSNFALYMAKTLTELIDKNN
- a CDS encoding acyl carrier protein encodes the protein MFDRTEIVEKLTDYIVEEFEIEEDDDFDGDVHLFDYGYVDSFGAVEIMSFIEKTFGVEITNKDLIMYPMNTINEIAEVIEMKVK
- a CDS encoding 5'-methylthioadenosine/adenosylhomocysteine nucleosidase; translated protein: MTLGIIVAMTEELEIIHQEMKKEKTEVRANMEFHIGELSGKRVVAVICGIGKVNAAVCTQILISEFNVDKVVNVGIAGGIGKDIVPGDIVVAENLVQHDVDATSFGDEYGQVPRLDTFDFKCDKELVELAKKACESATNHKTYVGRILTGDQFIACPDKLSWLDSQFGGLACEMEGGSIAHVCHLNKIPFIVIRSISDNANTGAHMDFEKFKYIAVENSSNILKTMMNNM
- a CDS encoding phosphoenolpyruvate hydrolase family protein, giving the protein MAFSRQEILDRLKKQIQEGKSLVGAGAGTGISAKCAQAGGVDLIIIYNSGRYRMAGRGSLAGLMPYGDANAIVLDMASEVLPVATETPVLAGVCGTDPFRLMDKYLIKLKETGFSGVQNFPTVGLIDGVFRQNLEETGMGYDLEVEMIRKAHELDLFTTPYVFSEEDAMKMAEAGADILVAHMGLTTKGTIGAKTALTLDDCVKKIQAIADAGRKVNPEILVICHGGPIAEPEDAKYVLERTKGVDGFFGASSVERIPTEKAITKQVERFKNISK